One Streptomyces sp. CNQ-509 DNA window includes the following coding sequences:
- the lexA gene encoding transcriptional repressor LexA yields MTTTADTTAIAAHERPQQAAESQLTPPSGDGREGEAQPPKRSMPGRPPGIRADSSGLTERQRRVIEVIRDSVQRRGYPPSMREIGQAVGLSSTSSVAHQLMALERKGFLRRDPHRPRAYEVRGADTPTTQAATDTTGKPAASYVPLVGRIAAGGPILAEESVEDVFPLPRQLVGDGELFVLKVVGDSMIDAAICDGDWVAVRRQPVAENGDIVAAMLDGEATVKRFKREDGHVWLLPHNAAYQPIPGDEATILGKVVAVLRRV; encoded by the coding sequence GTGACCACTACCGCAGACACCACAGCCATCGCCGCCCACGAACGGCCCCAGCAGGCAGCAGAGTCGCAGCTCACGCCGCCTTCCGGGGACGGCCGTGAGGGCGAGGCGCAGCCACCCAAGCGCTCCATGCCCGGGCGTCCGCCGGGTATCAGGGCCGACAGCTCGGGCCTGACCGAGCGGCAGCGCCGGGTCATCGAGGTCATTCGCGACTCGGTGCAGCGCCGCGGCTACCCGCCGTCGATGCGCGAGATCGGCCAGGCGGTCGGCCTCTCGTCCACCTCGTCCGTCGCGCACCAGCTCATGGCCCTGGAGCGGAAGGGCTTCCTGCGCCGGGACCCGCACCGGCCGCGGGCGTACGAGGTGCGCGGCGCCGACACGCCCACCACCCAGGCGGCCACCGACACCACGGGCAAGCCCGCCGCGTCGTACGTGCCGCTGGTCGGCCGGATCGCCGCCGGTGGCCCGATCCTCGCCGAGGAGTCGGTCGAGGACGTGTTCCCACTGCCCCGGCAGCTCGTCGGCGACGGTGAGCTCTTCGTGCTGAAGGTCGTCGGCGACTCAATGATCGACGCGGCGATCTGCGACGGGGACTGGGTCGCGGTGCGCCGCCAGCCGGTCGCCGAGAACGGCGACATCGTCGCCGCGATGCTGGACGGCGAGGCCACGGTCAAGCGCTTCAAGCGCGAGGACGGCCACGTGTGGCTGCTCCCGCACAACGCGGCGTACCAGCCGATTCCGGGCGACGAGGCGACGATCCTCGGCAAGGTCGTCGCGGTCCTCCGCCGGGTCTGA
- the recA gene encoding recombinase RecA: MAATDREKALDAALAQIERQFGKGAVMRLGERPNEPVEVIPTGSTALDVALGVGGLPRGRVVEVYGPESSGKTTLTLHAVANAQRAGGTVAFVDAEHALDPEYAKKLGVDIDSLILSQPDNGEQALEIADMLVRSGALDLIVIDSVAALVPRAEIEGEMGDSHVGLQARLMSQALRKITSALNQSKTTAIFINQLREKIGVMFGSPETTTGGKALKFYASVRLDIRRIETLKDGTEPVGNRTRVKVVKNKVAPPFKQAEFDILYGQGISREGGLIDMGVEHGFIRKSGAWYTHEGDQLGQGKENARTFLKDNPDLADEIERRIKEKLGIGPKQESPEGEPGADAAAGPAAPAEGAAPAGKKTVPAPAKTAKAAKAAAKS; encoded by the coding sequence ATGGCAGCGACTGACCGCGAGAAGGCGCTCGACGCCGCACTCGCCCAGATTGAACGGCAATTCGGCAAGGGTGCCGTGATGCGCCTCGGCGAGCGGCCGAACGAGCCCGTGGAAGTCATCCCCACCGGGTCGACCGCGCTCGACGTGGCGCTCGGTGTGGGCGGCCTGCCGCGCGGCCGCGTGGTGGAGGTGTACGGGCCGGAGTCCTCCGGAAAGACGACCCTGACGCTGCACGCGGTGGCCAACGCGCAGCGGGCCGGCGGCACGGTCGCGTTCGTCGACGCGGAGCACGCCCTCGACCCGGAGTACGCGAAGAAGCTCGGTGTCGACATCGACTCCCTCATCCTCTCCCAGCCCGACAACGGCGAACAGGCGCTGGAGATCGCGGACATGCTCGTCCGCTCCGGCGCACTCGACCTGATCGTCATCGACTCGGTCGCGGCCCTCGTGCCGCGCGCGGAGATCGAGGGTGAGATGGGCGACTCCCACGTCGGCCTGCAGGCCCGGCTGATGAGCCAGGCCCTGCGGAAGATCACCAGCGCGCTGAACCAGTCGAAGACCACCGCGATCTTCATCAACCAGTTGCGCGAGAAGATCGGCGTGATGTTCGGCTCGCCCGAGACCACCACCGGCGGCAAGGCGCTGAAGTTCTACGCCTCGGTGCGGCTGGACATCCGGCGCATCGAGACGCTCAAGGACGGCACGGAGCCCGTCGGCAACCGCACGCGCGTGAAGGTCGTGAAGAACAAGGTCGCGCCGCCCTTCAAGCAGGCCGAGTTCGACATCCTCTACGGGCAGGGCATCAGCCGCGAGGGCGGCCTGATCGACATGGGCGTGGAGCACGGCTTCATCCGCAAGTCCGGCGCCTGGTACACGCACGAGGGCGACCAGCTCGGCCAGGGCAAGGAGAACGCGCGGACGTTCCTGAAGGACAACCCCGACCTGGCCGACGAGATCGAGAGGCGGATCAAGGAGAAGCTCGGCATCGGCCCGAAGCAGGAGAGCCCGGAGGGCGAGCCGGGTGCGGACGCGGCCGCCGGCCCCGCCGCGCCCGCGGAGGGTGCCGCCCCCGCGGGCAAGAAGACGGTGCCGGCGCCGGCCAAGACCGCGAAGGCGGCCAAGGCCGCGGCCAAGAGCTGA
- a CDS encoding LysR family transcriptional regulator codes for MDTAWLEVFRAVARHGSFTAAGAELGFTQSAVSRQIAALEAEFGAPLFDRLPRGVRLTEQGRHALGHAGAALDRLADARRDLAALDRLAAGRLRLGSFATADASLVPRALAAFAADHPGVCVTHVEGYSRDHVAALAAGGLDLALVSGYPEQVAAYDGVELAHLLDDPVLVALPAGHRLAGSTRPLRLADLAGESWVAGSQTPEETLISACLRQGFRPRIDYVAREWTAKFGFVAAGLGLTLVPALAAGALPAGVTLAPLHPEDAPTRTVHTATPHTAHPPSVRGFLPYLHRAASATED; via the coding sequence ATGGACACCGCCTGGCTGGAGGTCTTCCGGGCCGTCGCCCGCCACGGCTCCTTCACCGCCGCGGGCGCCGAACTGGGCTTCACGCAGTCCGCGGTGTCCCGGCAGATCGCCGCGCTGGAAGCGGAGTTCGGCGCGCCGCTCTTCGACCGGCTGCCCCGCGGCGTACGCCTCACCGAGCAGGGCCGCCACGCCCTCGGCCACGCCGGGGCGGCCCTCGACCGCCTCGCCGACGCCCGCCGCGACCTCGCCGCCCTGGACCGGCTGGCGGCCGGGCGGCTGCGGCTCGGCTCCTTCGCCACCGCGGACGCCTCCCTCGTACCCCGCGCGCTGGCGGCCTTCGCCGCCGACCACCCGGGCGTGTGCGTGACGCACGTCGAGGGTTACAGCCGCGACCACGTCGCCGCGCTGGCGGCCGGCGGGCTGGACCTGGCACTGGTGTCGGGCTACCCGGAGCAGGTGGCCGCGTACGACGGGGTGGAACTGGCGCACCTGCTCGACGACCCGGTGCTCGTCGCGCTGCCCGCCGGTCACCGGCTGGCGGGGAGCACCCGCCCGCTGCGGCTTGCGGACCTGGCCGGCGAGAGCTGGGTCGCGGGCAGCCAGACGCCGGAGGAGACGCTGATCAGCGCCTGCCTGCGGCAGGGCTTCCGGCCCCGTATCGACTACGTCGCCCGCGAGTGGACGGCGAAGTTCGGCTTCGTCGCGGCCGGCCTGGGCCTCACGCTCGTCCCCGCCCTCGCCGCGGGAGCCCTCCCCGCAGGCGTCACCCTCGCTCCCCTCCACCCCGAGGACGCCCCCACCCGCACGGTGCACACGGCCACCCCCCACACCGCGCACCCGCCGTCGGTCCGGGGCTTCCTCCCGTACCTGCACCGGGCGGCGAGCGCGACGGAGGACTGA
- the recX gene encoding recombination regulator RecX: MVRRTDWPLPPPDDGRPPFGGGPEDGGYGPAGDPDGSGGPGHPRRSGRGGASRRGRSRGRGEPSEDRAREMSLSPEERARAICLRLLTGSPRTRKQLADALAKRDVDAEVAEAVLDRLEAAGLIDDAAFAGAWVESRHHGRGLARRALARELRTRGVAAPVVDEAVGRLDVHTEEETARELVARKLRATRGLDRDKRIRRLAGMLARRGYGEGLAIRVVREALEAEGEEAEDLLAD; this comes from the coding sequence GTGGTCCGGCGCACCGACTGGCCGCTCCCGCCCCCGGACGACGGCCGCCCCCCGTTCGGGGGCGGCCCGGAGGACGGGGGGTATGGGCCGGCGGGAGATCCTGACGGTTCCGGCGGACCGGGGCACCCGCGCCGGTCCGGGCGTGGCGGGGCCTCCCGACGGGGGCGCTCGCGGGGCCGCGGGGAGCCGTCCGAGGACCGGGCGCGGGAGATGTCGCTCAGCCCGGAGGAACGGGCGCGGGCGATCTGCCTGCGGCTGCTCACCGGGTCGCCGCGCACCCGCAAGCAGCTCGCGGACGCACTGGCCAAGCGTGACGTCGACGCCGAGGTGGCGGAGGCCGTGCTCGACCGCCTCGAAGCGGCCGGGCTGATCGACGACGCGGCGTTCGCCGGCGCCTGGGTGGAGTCCCGGCACCACGGCCGCGGTCTCGCCCGTCGCGCGCTCGCGCGCGAACTGCGCACCCGGGGCGTGGCGGCCCCGGTGGTCGACGAGGCGGTGGGCCGGCTCGACGTGCACACCGAGGAGGAGACGGCCCGCGAGCTGGTCGCCCGCAAGCTCCGCGCCACCCGCGGCCTCGATCGCGACAAGCGCATCCGCCGCCTCGCGGGCATGCTGGCCCGCCGGGGCTACGGGGAAGGGCTGGCGATCCGCGTCGTCCGTGAGGCGCTGGAGGCGGAGGGCGAGGAGGCGGAGGACCTGCTGGCGGACTGA
- the nrdR gene encoding transcriptional regulator NrdR: MHCPFCRHPDSRVVDSRTTDDGAAIRRRRQCPDCSRRFTTVETASLMVIKRSGVTEPFSRAKVITGVRKACQGRPVTEDALAQLGQRVEEAIRATGSAEVSSHDVGLAILGPLQDLDLVAYLRFASVYRAFDSLEDFDDAITQLRTADRPPADSGGPDGQDDQAPPPAPGDPGAPGPGRSPGRGEAPGVPSPGRAAG, from the coding sequence ATGCACTGCCCCTTCTGCAGGCACCCCGACAGCCGGGTCGTCGACAGCCGCACGACCGACGACGGCGCAGCGATCCGCCGCCGCCGGCAGTGCCCCGACTGCTCGCGCCGCTTCACCACGGTGGAGACCGCGTCCCTGATGGTCATCAAGCGCAGCGGGGTCACCGAGCCCTTCAGCCGCGCCAAGGTGATCACGGGCGTCCGCAAGGCCTGCCAGGGCCGCCCCGTCACCGAAGACGCGCTGGCCCAGCTCGGCCAGCGGGTCGAGGAGGCGATCCGGGCCACCGGCAGCGCCGAGGTCTCCAGCCACGACGTCGGGCTCGCCATACTGGGCCCGCTGCAGGATCTCGATCTCGTCGCCTACCTGCGCTTCGCCTCGGTCTACCGCGCCTTCGACTCCCTCGAGGACTTCGACGACGCGATCACGCAGTTGCGGACCGCGGACAGGCCCCCCGCCGACAGCGGCGGCCCCGACGGACAGGACGACCAGGCCCCACCTCCCGCGCCGGGCGACCCCGGCGCGCCCGGCCCCGGCCGCAGTCCGGGCCGCGGCGAGGCCCCCGGAGTCCCGTCACCCGGCAGAGCGGCCGGCTGA
- a CDS encoding ADP-ribosylglycohydrolase family protein, with the protein MPDAPLVRALASLRGLAVGDALGARYSEPGSFPLLARRELPPAPWRWTDDTEMAASVVAVLAAHGRVEQDALAASFAGRQNAGGPRGYGRTVNRILRQVRDGGDWRRLAAALFDGQGSWGNGAAMRVAPLGAWYAGDVQEAVRQAEISSYVTHQHREAVTGCMAVAAAAALAADPPGDAAARPGDTSGPDGAALLDQVIALVPRSAVAQGLRRARDMLDYDDVATVAAVLGNGRRSTAHDTVPFALWSAARHLGDFAGAFWATVQAGGDVDTTCAIVGGVLAGAAAGAPPAEWVRHVEPLPEWVPAATDS; encoded by the coding sequence ATGCCCGACGCACCCCTCGTACGCGCCCTCGCGAGCCTGCGCGGGCTGGCCGTCGGCGACGCGCTGGGCGCCCGGTACTCCGAGCCCGGCAGCTTTCCCCTCCTGGCCCGCCGTGAGCTGCCGCCCGCGCCGTGGCGGTGGACGGACGACACGGAGATGGCGGCGTCGGTGGTGGCGGTGCTCGCCGCGCACGGCCGCGTCGAACAGGACGCGCTGGCGGCCTCGTTCGCCGGGCGGCAGAACGCCGGCGGCCCCCGCGGCTACGGGCGCACGGTGAACCGGATTCTGCGGCAGGTGCGCGACGGCGGGGACTGGCGCCGGCTCGCCGCCGCCCTCTTCGACGGCCAGGGCTCCTGGGGCAACGGCGCGGCGATGCGGGTGGCGCCGCTGGGCGCCTGGTACGCGGGGGACGTCCAGGAGGCGGTACGGCAGGCGGAGATCTCCTCGTACGTCACCCACCAGCACCGCGAGGCCGTCACCGGCTGCATGGCGGTGGCCGCGGCGGCGGCGCTGGCCGCCGATCCGCCCGGCGACGCCGCGGCGCGCCCGGGGGACACCTCCGGGCCCGATGGTGCCGCCCTGCTCGACCAGGTGATCGCGCTCGTGCCGCGCAGCGCCGTCGCCCAAGGGCTGCGCCGGGCACGGGACATGCTCGACTACGACGACGTCGCCACCGTCGCGGCCGTGCTGGGCAACGGGCGTCGCAGCACCGCGCACGACACCGTGCCGTTCGCCCTGTGGTCGGCCGCCCGGCACCTCGGCGACTTCGCGGGTGCCTTCTGGGCCACGGTTCAGGCCGGCGGGGACGTGGACACCACGTGCGCGATCGTCGGCGGAGTGCTCGCGGGCGCGGCGGCGGGGGCGCCGCCGGCGGAGTGGGTACGGCACGTGGAGCCGCTGCCGGAGTGGGTTCCCGCGGCCACGGACTCCTGA
- a CDS encoding bifunctional 2-polyprenyl-6-hydroxyphenol methylase/3-demethylubiquinol 3-O-methyltransferase UbiG: MADDCFAHPQLAAIYDPLHPDRRDLDAYLRLTDEFGARRVLDIGCGTGVFAHLLADRGIEVVGVDPAQASIDVARAKPGGERVRWICGDATALPPLRAGLATMTANVAQAITDPQTWNETLRGARAALRPGGHLVFETRDPARRAWEEWTRERSSRVTEIPGVGSVASWVELIEVDLPLVTFRWTYEFAADGQVLTSDSTLRFRGREEVEQDLAAHGYAVEDVRDAPDRPGKEFVFLARRH; encoded by the coding sequence ATGGCCGACGACTGCTTCGCTCATCCGCAGCTCGCCGCGATCTACGATCCGCTCCACCCCGACCGCCGCGATCTCGACGCGTACCTGCGGCTCACGGACGAGTTCGGCGCCCGCCGGGTGCTGGACATCGGCTGCGGCACGGGGGTGTTCGCGCACCTCCTGGCCGACCGCGGGATCGAGGTCGTCGGCGTCGATCCCGCCCAGGCGTCCATCGACGTCGCCCGCGCCAAACCGGGCGGTGAGCGGGTGCGCTGGATCTGCGGCGACGCGACCGCGCTCCCACCGCTGCGGGCCGGCCTCGCGACGATGACGGCGAACGTCGCCCAGGCGATCACCGATCCGCAGACGTGGAACGAGACCCTGCGCGGGGCCCGCGCCGCGCTGCGGCCCGGCGGGCACCTGGTCTTCGAGACCCGGGACCCGGCCCGGCGCGCCTGGGAGGAGTGGACCCGAGAGCGCTCCTCGCGCGTGACGGAGATCCCGGGTGTCGGCTCGGTCGCGAGTTGGGTCGAGCTGATCGAGGTGGACCTGCCGCTGGTGACCTTCCGCTGGACCTACGAGTTCGCCGCCGACGGCCAGGTGCTGACCTCGGATTCGACCCTGCGGTTCCGCGGGCGGGAGGAGGTCGAGCAGGACCTCGCCGCCCACGGCTACGCGGTGGAGGACGTCCGCGACGCGCCCGACCGCCCGGGGAAGGAGTTCGTGTTCCTGGCCCGCCGTCATTGA
- a CDS encoding RidA family protein: protein MTLQKTFDDPAAVPPPAGNFSHVVRLGLGGGDALLFVSGQVALDADGRVVGPGDMRVQARHVMESLAAILAAHGGTLADVVNIRSFVTDMGLLSAYAEVRRGYFPGPPPSSTTVEVSRLFRDGALLEVEIVAAVTGGQGA from the coding sequence ATGACGCTGCAGAAGACCTTCGACGACCCCGCCGCCGTCCCGCCGCCCGCGGGCAACTTCTCCCACGTCGTACGCCTCGGCCTCGGCGGCGGCGACGCCCTGCTGTTCGTCTCCGGGCAGGTCGCGCTGGACGCCGACGGGCGGGTCGTCGGCCCCGGGGACATGCGCGTGCAGGCCCGGCACGTGATGGAGAGCCTGGCGGCGATCCTCGCCGCCCACGGCGGCACCCTCGCGGACGTCGTGAACATCCGCTCGTTCGTCACCGATATGGGCCTGCTCTCCGCGTACGCGGAGGTGCGGCGCGGGTACTTCCCCGGCCCGCCGCCGTCCAGCACCACGGTCGAGGTCTCCCGGCTCTTCCGGGACGGCGCGCTGCTGGAAGTGGAGATCGTCGCGGCGGTGACCGGCGGCCAGGGGGCGTGA
- a CDS encoding YdbC family protein: protein MLVKWIRCTVVDRRGFERGQRKWAGLPGEPGFLGQGGGWSRAREGVVHLIAFWESRALYDSFMARSHDRLAAAQLGTFRDMRVRLFEYRMDVKMGFEPRFEGADVMRLAHCRVHEDRVEHFTLMQEKVWNPAMAGSPGMLRGVLGQSGEGEFLVLSLWWAKAEHGKYREERVERLALRAQTAADVAALAGDVVDLVESWTV from the coding sequence GTGCTGGTCAAGTGGATTCGCTGTACCGTGGTGGACCGCCGGGGTTTCGAGCGGGGGCAGCGGAAGTGGGCGGGGCTGCCCGGCGAACCGGGCTTTCTCGGACAGGGCGGGGGCTGGAGCCGGGCGCGCGAGGGCGTGGTGCACCTCATTGCCTTCTGGGAGAGCCGGGCGCTGTACGACTCCTTCATGGCCCGCTCGCACGACCGGCTCGCCGCTGCCCAGCTCGGCACGTTCCGGGACATGCGGGTGCGGCTCTTCGAGTACCGGATGGACGTAAAGATGGGCTTCGAGCCCCGGTTCGAGGGCGCGGACGTGATGCGGCTCGCGCACTGCCGGGTGCACGAGGACCGCGTGGAGCACTTCACGCTCATGCAGGAGAAGGTGTGGAACCCGGCGATGGCGGGGTCGCCGGGGATGCTGCGGGGGGTGCTGGGGCAGTCGGGGGAGGGCGAGTTCCTGGTGCTGTCGCTGTGGTGGGCGAAGGCGGAACACGGCAAGTACCGCGAGGAGCGGGTGGAGCGGCTGGCGCTGCGCGCGCAGACCGCGGCGGACGTGGCGGCGCTGGCGGGGGACGTGGTGGATCTCGTGGAGTCCTGGACCGTCTGA
- a CDS encoding vitamin B12-dependent ribonucleotide reductase — translation MTETTSGPARSSRKGGAKGNKGLRIERIHTTPGRHPYDEVEWARRDVVMTNWRDGSVNFEQRGVEFPEFWEANAVNIVTSKYFRGAVGTPKRETSLKQVVDRIVKTYRKAGEDHKYFASPADAEIFEHELTYALLHQIFSFNSPVWFNVGTPQPQQVSACFILSVDDSMESILDWYKEEGMIFKGGSGAGLNLSRIRSSKELLSSGGNASGPVSFMRGADASAGTIKSGGATRRAAKMVVLDVDHPDIEAFIETKVKEEEKIRALRDAGFDMDLGGDDITSVQYQNANNSVRVTDEFMKAVENDEQFGLRARMTGEVIEEVGAKKLFRQMAEAAWACADPGIQYDDTINHWHTAPESGRITASNPCSEYMHLDNTSCNLASLNLMKFLKQDADGRQSFEVERFAKVVELVITAMDISISFADFPTRKIAENTRAFRQLGIGYANLGALLMATGHAYDSDGGRALAGAITSLMTGTAYKRSAQLAAAVGAYDGYARNATAHKRVMRQHADANGTARRMDDLDTPVWAAATEAWQDVVRLGDKHGYRNAQASVLAPTGTIGLAMSCDTTGIEPDLALVKFKKLVGGGSMQIVNQTVPMALKRLGYQEEQIEAIVAHIAEHGSVVNAPSLRPEHYEIFDCAMGERSISPMGHVRMMAATQPFLSGAISKTVNMPATSSVADVEEIYLQGWKLGVKALAVYVEGSKVGQPLSAKKKADKAADKAEETIREAVEKVVEYRPVRRRLPKGRPGITTSFTVGGAEGYMTANSYPDDGLGEVFLKMSKQGSTLAGMMDAFSIAVSVGLQYGVPLETYVSKFTNMRFEPAGMTDDPDVRMAQSIVDYIFRRLALDFLPFETRSALGIHSAEERERHLETGSYEPTDDELDVEGLAQSAPREPAPLPTPPVTMEQAKPAPKEAHTSAELVEMQLGIQADAPLCFSCGTKMQRAGSCYICEGCGSTSGCS, via the coding sequence ATGACAGAGACGACGAGCGGCCCGGCGCGTAGTTCCCGCAAGGGCGGCGCCAAGGGGAACAAGGGCCTGCGCATCGAGCGGATCCACACCACCCCCGGTAGGCACCCGTACGACGAGGTGGAGTGGGCTCGCCGTGACGTCGTCATGACCAACTGGCGCGACGGTTCGGTCAACTTCGAGCAGCGCGGCGTGGAGTTTCCCGAGTTCTGGGAGGCCAACGCGGTCAACATCGTCACGAGCAAGTACTTCCGCGGTGCGGTGGGCACCCCCAAGCGGGAGACCAGCCTCAAGCAGGTCGTCGACCGGATCGTGAAGACGTACCGGAAGGCCGGCGAGGACCACAAGTACTTCGCCTCGCCCGCGGACGCCGAGATCTTCGAGCACGAGCTGACCTACGCCCTGCTGCACCAGATCTTCAGCTTCAACTCGCCGGTGTGGTTCAACGTCGGCACCCCGCAGCCCCAGCAGGTGAGCGCCTGCTTCATCCTCTCCGTCGACGACTCCATGGAGTCCATCCTCGACTGGTACAAGGAAGAGGGGATGATCTTCAAAGGCGGCTCCGGCGCCGGCCTCAACCTCTCCCGTATCCGCTCCAGCAAGGAACTGCTCTCCTCCGGCGGCAACGCCTCGGGGCCGGTCTCGTTCATGCGCGGCGCGGACGCCTCCGCCGGCACCATCAAGTCCGGCGGCGCCACCCGGCGCGCCGCGAAGATGGTCGTGCTCGACGTCGACCATCCCGACATCGAGGCGTTCATCGAGACCAAGGTGAAGGAAGAGGAGAAGATCCGCGCCCTGCGCGACGCGGGCTTCGACATGGACCTCGGCGGCGACGACATCACCTCCGTGCAGTACCAGAACGCCAACAACTCCGTGCGGGTCACCGACGAGTTCATGAAGGCCGTCGAGAACGACGAGCAGTTCGGCCTGCGCGCGCGGATGACCGGCGAGGTCATCGAGGAGGTCGGCGCGAAGAAGCTGTTCCGGCAGATGGCGGAGGCCGCCTGGGCCTGCGCCGATCCCGGCATCCAGTACGACGACACCATCAACCACTGGCACACCGCGCCGGAGTCGGGCCGTATCACCGCGTCCAACCCGTGCAGCGAGTACATGCACCTGGACAACACCTCGTGCAACCTCGCCTCGCTGAACCTGATGAAGTTCCTCAAGCAGGACGCCGACGGCCGGCAGAGCTTCGAGGTCGAGCGCTTCGCCAAGGTCGTCGAGCTCGTCATCACGGCGATGGACATCTCCATCTCCTTCGCCGACTTCCCCACCCGGAAGATCGCCGAGAACACCCGCGCCTTCCGCCAGCTCGGCATCGGCTACGCCAACCTCGGCGCGCTGCTCATGGCCACCGGCCACGCCTACGACTCGGACGGCGGCCGCGCCCTCGCCGGCGCCATCACCTCCCTGATGACCGGCACCGCGTACAAGCGCTCCGCGCAACTGGCCGCCGCCGTCGGCGCGTACGACGGCTACGCCCGCAACGCCACCGCCCACAAGCGCGTCATGCGGCAGCACGCAGACGCCAACGGCACGGCCAGGCGCATGGACGACCTGGACACCCCCGTCTGGGCGGCCGCCACCGAAGCCTGGCAGGACGTGGTCCGCCTCGGCGACAAGCACGGCTACCGCAACGCCCAGGCGTCGGTGCTGGCACCGACGGGGACCATCGGCCTGGCGATGTCGTGCGACACGACGGGCATCGAGCCGGACCTGGCGCTGGTGAAGTTCAAGAAGCTGGTCGGCGGCGGCTCGATGCAGATCGTCAACCAGACGGTGCCCATGGCGCTGAAGCGCCTGGGGTACCAGGAGGAGCAGATCGAGGCGATCGTGGCGCACATCGCCGAGCACGGGAGCGTCGTGAACGCCCCGAGCCTCAGGCCCGAGCACTACGAGATCTTCGACTGCGCCATGGGCGAGCGCTCCATCTCGCCGATGGGGCACGTGCGCATGATGGCGGCGACGCAGCCGTTCCTGAGCGGCGCGATCTCCAAGACGGTCAACATGCCCGCGACGAGCAGCGTCGCGGACGTCGAGGAGATCTACCTCCAGGGCTGGAAGCTGGGCGTCAAGGCCCTCGCCGTGTACGTGGAGGGCTCGAAGGTCGGCCAGCCGCTGTCGGCGAAGAAGAAGGCCGACAAGGCCGCCGACAAGGCGGAGGAGACGATCCGCGAGGCTGTGGAGAAGGTCGTCGAGTACCGTCCGGTACGCCGCCGCCTCCCCAAGGGCCGCCCGGGTATCACCACCTCCTTCACGGTCGGCGGCGCCGAGGGCTACATGACCGCCAACTCCTACCCGGACGACGGGCTGGGCGAGGTGTTCCTGAAGATGTCGAAGCAGGGCTCGACCCTCGCGGGCATGATGGACGCCTTCTCGATCGCGGTCTCGGTGGGCCTGCAGTACGGGGTGCCGCTGGAGACCTACGTCTCGAAGTTCACGAACATGCGCTTCGAGCCCGCGGGCATGACGGACGACCCGGACGTGCGGATGGCGCAGTCGATCGTCGACTACATCTTCCGCCGCCTGGCGCTGGACTTCCTGCCGTTCGAGACCCGCTCCGCGCTGGGCATCCACTCGGCGGAGGAGCGCGAGCGGCACCTGGAGACGGGTTCGTACGAGCCGACGGACGACGAGCTGGACGTCGAGGGCCTGGCCCAGTCGGCCCCCCGCGAGCCGGCACCGCTGCCGACCCCGCCGGTGACGATGGAACAGGCCAAGCCGGCCCCGAAGGAGGCGCACACGTCGGCGGAGCTGGTGGAGATGCAGCTCGGCATCCAGGCGGACGCGCCGCTGTGCTTCTCCTGCGGCACGAAGATGCAGCGGGCGGGTAGCTGCTACATCTGCGAGGGCTGCGGCTCGACCAGCGGCTGCAGCTGA